One window of the Deltaproteobacteria bacterium genome contains the following:
- a CDS encoding LLM class flavin-dependent oxidoreductase gives MKLGYLLDTHGGPYNMPLPSSGQVTSFIDHLWREAEAAEQAGFDALLVPERHTRSECLFPSPLLLLAGLATRTTRIRLGTYILILPLHDPVHIAEQMAMLDLMSKGRLICGLASGYHPDYHNAFAIPMKGGRQRFEEGLEVLKLAWGQETFSFHGQVFNYNNVRITPKPAQQPYPELWLGGMFPYTIRRAGRSGDAWCSDPFPLQKETWKSQVAMYREAAAKAGQRSSVVLMRDGWVAPTRAEAEKVFGDIYAQENLFYFRYGILTHHPDFRSEANFTVANCFRHAVAGSPQECIDQLAMYEHEYDVDYVVMRFRLPGGPDRSRVLDCIRLFGDTVLPTFHR, from the coding sequence ATGAAACTCGGCTATCTCCTCGACACTCACGGCGGCCCCTACAACATGCCCCTGCCGTCGAGCGGGCAAGTGACAAGCTTTATCGACCACCTGTGGCGTGAGGCTGAGGCAGCGGAACAGGCTGGGTTCGATGCGCTGCTGGTACCGGAGCGTCACACCCGCAGCGAATGTCTGTTTCCTTCTCCACTGCTATTGCTGGCCGGGCTGGCGACCCGCACGACCCGCATTCGGCTGGGAACGTACATTCTCATCTTGCCGCTCCATGATCCCGTTCATATCGCCGAACAGATGGCGATGCTCGACTTGATGTCCAAAGGACGGCTGATCTGTGGTCTAGCATCCGGGTATCACCCTGATTATCACAATGCATTCGCCATCCCCATGAAAGGCGGACGGCAACGGTTCGAGGAAGGGCTGGAAGTCCTCAAGCTGGCGTGGGGACAAGAAACCTTCTCGTTTCACGGCCAAGTGTTCAATTACAACAACGTGCGGATTACCCCCAAGCCAGCGCAGCAGCCGTATCCGGAATTGTGGCTGGGCGGCATGTTCCCGTACACCATCCGACGCGCTGGACGTAGCGGCGATGCGTGGTGTAGCGATCCGTTCCCGCTACAAAAGGAAACCTGGAAAAGTCAGGTTGCGATGTATCGCGAGGCGGCGGCAAAGGCAGGGCAACGATCGTCAGTGGTGCTGATGCGCGACGGCTGGGTGGCGCCGACACGCGCCGAGGCGGAAAAAGTCTTCGGCGATATCTATGCGCAAGAGAACCTCTTCTACTTCCGCTATGGTATTCTCACGCATCATCCCGACTTCCGCTCGGAAGCGAATTTCACCGTCGCCAACTGCTTCCGCCATGCCGTGGCCGGTTCTCCGCAAGAGTGTATCGACCAGCTCGCCATGTACGAGCACGAGTATGACGTGGATTACGTCGTCATGCGCTTCCGCCTACCGGGTGGGCCGGATCGCAGCCGCGTGCTGGACTGCATCCGGTTGTTCGGCGACACCGTATTGCCGACGTTTCATCGCTGA
- a CDS encoding LLM class flavin-dependent oxidoreductase, with translation MKIFMFHLMPWPYLPDDFEQHNKTAWVTCPNTYYDPQRGTTVYNEYLDQLQQAEALGFDGVCINEHHQNAYGNMPSPNLIAACLARTTKRIQIAVVGNALPLYDHPIRVAEEIAMLDVITGGRMISGQVIGHGPEYYSYGVNPTYARERFREAHELIIKAWTEDGVFSWEGKHYNLRYVNVWPKPVQKPHPPIWIPGIGSLETMEYVAKKRFSYFALPYFHFDVYRRNFEQFRECCRKEGYTMDPEQAGYLIPVYVGETDEQAREEYQQHLWYFMKKLLLLPPEQAFPPGYITPRSYQNVIGSFSRRHYMGTQNTWEDLMDGRFILAGSPATVREQLLSIIKELGIGILMPLFQIGSLPHHLAVKSANLFATEVLPYIRKETAHLQQRQAAPTLGAAEARVENA, from the coding sequence ATGAAAATTTTTATGTTTCATCTCATGCCGTGGCCGTATTTACCGGACGACTTCGAACAGCACAATAAAACGGCGTGGGTGACGTGTCCGAATACCTATTACGATCCCCAGCGTGGCACCACCGTGTACAACGAATATCTCGACCAATTGCAACAAGCGGAAGCCCTCGGGTTCGACGGCGTGTGTATTAACGAGCATCACCAGAACGCCTATGGCAACATGCCGTCACCGAATCTGATTGCGGCCTGTCTGGCGCGCACCACCAAGCGCATTCAAATCGCCGTGGTCGGGAACGCGCTGCCCCTCTACGATCACCCCATTCGGGTAGCGGAAGAGATCGCCATGCTGGACGTCATTACCGGCGGACGTATGATCTCCGGCCAAGTGATCGGCCACGGCCCGGAGTACTATTCGTATGGCGTGAACCCCACCTATGCGCGCGAACGCTTCCGTGAAGCCCACGAACTCATTATCAAAGCCTGGACGGAAGACGGTGTGTTTTCCTGGGAAGGAAAACACTACAACTTGCGCTACGTGAACGTATGGCCCAAGCCGGTGCAGAAACCGCATCCTCCCATCTGGATTCCTGGCATCGGCAGCCTGGAGACCATGGAATACGTCGCCAAAAAACGCTTCAGCTACTTCGCCCTGCCCTATTTCCACTTCGATGTGTACCGGCGCAATTTCGAGCAGTTCCGTGAGTGTTGTCGCAAGGAAGGCTACACCATGGACCCGGAACAGGCTGGCTATCTGATTCCGGTCTATGTGGGTGAGACTGACGAGCAGGCGCGAGAAGAATACCAGCAGCACCTCTGGTACTTCATGAAAAAACTGCTTCTCCTACCTCCCGAACAAGCGTTTCCGCCGGGGTATATCACCCCGCGTTCCTATCAGAACGTGATCGGTTCGTTCTCGCGTCGCCACTACATGGGCACCCAGAATACCTGGGAAGATCTCATGGACGGGCGCTTCATTCTTGCCGGAAGTCCAGCGACCGTGCGCGAACAGTTGCTCTCTATTATCAAAGAGCTGGGGATCGGCATTTTGATGCCGTTGTTCCAGATCGGCTCCTTACCGCATCACTTGGCGGTCAAGAGCGCGAACCTGTTTGCCACCGAGGTGCTGCCGTACATCCGTAAAGAGACGGCACATTTGCAGCAGCGACAAGCCGCGCCGACTCTGGGGGCAGCGGAAGCCCGCGTCGAAAATGCGTGA